A genome region from Gambusia affinis linkage group LG24, SWU_Gaff_1.0, whole genome shotgun sequence includes the following:
- the LOC122827399 gene encoding bone morphogenetic protein receptor type-2-like — MKSMARSAFCFAIFLTSVAAAQGEERECAFTDQLPQWEVKRVAEGEGRVSPENTTIRCAKGKHCFGLWEKTPPGELQLVKQGCWSHLADNHGCHDDRCVVTSLPPPIQNGTYHFCCCGSDMCNVNFTEDFPVPSPTPPQPFTHGTLRHEETVTIALATVSLLVVVAVAAFFGYRMMHRNGKQGLHNLNMMEAAGSESSLDLDNLKLLELIGRGRYGTVYCGSLDERPVAVKVFTAANRQNFVNECSIYRLPLLEHDNIARFIAADERTGPEGRSEYLLVMDYYPQGSLSHYLSVQTNDWVNSCRLAHSVTRGLAYLHTELFKGDLYKPAVSHRDLNSRNVLVKADGTCVIIDFGLSMKLTGNRPARHGEEENAAISEVGTIRYMAPEVLEGAVNLRDCESALKQVDMYALGLIYWEIFMRCTDLFPGESVPEYQMAFQAEAGNHPTFEDMQVLVSREKQRPKFPEAWKENSLAVRSLKETMEDCWDQDAEARLTAQCAEERLAELLLIWDRSKSVSPTLNPMSTTLHNERNRMTPKSGPYTDHPSTYIEEHEGVAKNQQVDTTGSLTGRVGVGTGERNRNSINQERQQQANARLPSPEGSSTSMGLRGSPSASTTTTTIISESEGPTGASTVPVCLHLTQEDLETTKLDPKEVDKNLKESSDENLMEHSQKQFCSPDPLSPGSSSLLYPLIKMASEASGTSDPAAPMPTAIFPLPKQQNLPKRPSSLPLRNKPAKKESSSSSLRFKFGRSGKSNLRQVEGTKMNIGVATGPNVVEAQPGSGTNNVPVIRDTHVNGAVNGHAGVVSSGAGVVQNGSVPLRTDDSRLSLGLITASPDEHEPLLSREREQPDARAAPSGVAAMRSARPNTNNNNSNTGLGQGDGNSGGESDGGEEEGSAEGTSRETVGESSGSGLALADPPREATVTMRGEALLRQPRARRPERPNSLDLSFTTQDLTSLGEGLVRPDGALGTGEKIKKRVKTPYSLKKWRPTTWVITTDTRGPEVNNNGSTRGQGHNQNGPKSTSAIYLQGGGLASEPSDTQV; from the exons CTGCGCAGGGTGAGGAGAGGGAGTGTGCCTTCACTGACCAGCTGCCACAGTGGGAGGTCAAGCGAGTGGCGGAGGGCGAAGGCAGGGTCTCCCCAGAGAACACCACCATCCGATGCGCCAAGGGCAAGCACTGCTTTGGCCTGTGGGAGAAAACCCCGCCTGGTGAATTACAGCTGGTCAAACAAG GTTGCTGGAGTCACCTTGCAGATAACCATGGCTGCCATGACGACCGATGTGTGGTGACCAGCCTGCCGCCTCCGATCCAGAATGGAACGTACCACTTCTGCTGCTGCGGCAGCGACATGTGCAACGTAAACTTCACGGAGGACTTCCCGGTGCCGAGCCCCACGCCTCCACAGCCGTTCA CCCATGGAACCCTGCGCCACGAAGAGACAGTAACTATCGCCCTGGCAACAGTCTCCTTGCTGGTTGTGGTCGCCGTAGCAGCCTTCTTTGGTTACCGCATGATGCACA GAAATGGCAAACAAGGGCTGCACAACCTCAACATGATGGAGGCTGCCGGCTCTGAGAGCTCACTGGACCTTGACAATCTCAAACTGCTGGAG cTGATTGGACGTGGCAGATACGGCACGGTGTACTGCGGCTCTTTGGACGAGCGGCCCGTCGCCGTTAAAGTGTTTACAGCAGCCAATCGGCAGAACTTTGTCAACGAGTGCTCCATCTACCGCCTGCCGCTCCTGGAGCACGATAACATCGCCCGGTTCATCGCTGCCGACGAGCGGACGGGCCCCGAGGGCCGGTCAGAGTACCTGCTGGTCATGGACTACTACCCACAA GGCTCATTGAGTCACTACCTGAGCGTCCAGACCAACGACTGGGTCAACAGCTGCCGGTTAGCTCATTCTGTCACTCGAGGCCTGGCGTACCTGCACACGGAGCTCTTTAAAGGAG ATTTGTACAAGCCAGCCGTTTCCCACAGGGACCTGAACAGCAGGAACGTCCTGGTCAAGGCCGACGGCACGTGTGTCATCATCGATTTTGGCCTTTCCATGAAGCTGACGGGGAACAGGCCGGCGCGCCACGGAGAGGAGGAGAACGCCGCTATAAGCGAG GTGGGGACAATCCGCTACATGGCTCCAGAAGTGCTGGAAGGTGCTGTGAATCTGAGGGACTGTGAATCGGCGCTGAAGCAGGTGGATATGTACGCTCTGGGCCTGATTTACTGGGAGATCTTCATGCGATGTACCGACCTTTTCCCTG GAGAGTCGGTGCCAGAGTACCAGATGGCCTTTCAGGCAGAGGCAGGAAACCACCCCACGTTTGAGGACATGCAGGTCCTGGTATCCAGGGAGAAGCAACGGCCCAAATTCCCTGAGGCTTGGAAGGAGAACAGCTTG gcgGTTCGCTCTCTGAAAGAGACAATGGAGGACTGCTGGGACCAGGATGCAGAGGCCCGCCTCACAGCACAGTGCGCCGAGGAACGCCTCGCAGAGCTGCTCCTCATATGGGACCGCTCCAAGTCTGTCAGTCCAACGCTCAATCCCATGTCCACCACACTGCACAATGAAAG AAACCGCATGACCCCCAAGTCGGGCCCTTACACAGACCACCCCTCCACCTACATCGAAGAGCACGAGGGCGTAGCTAAGAACCAGCAGGTGGACACCACCGGTTCCTTAACAGGCAGGGTGGGAGTGGGAACtggagagagaaacaggaatTCCATTAACCAGGAACGCCAGCAGCAAGCCAACGCCCGCTTGCCCAGCCCAGAGGGCAGCAGCACCAGCATGGGGTTAAGAGGCAGTCCATCCGCCTCTACTactaccaccaccatcatcTCTGAATCTGAAGGGCCCACAGGGGCAAGCACAGTCCCCGTTTGCCTACACCTGACCCAGGAGGATTTGGAAACGACAAAGCTGGATCCTAAAGAGGTGGACAAGAACCTAAAGGAGAGCTCTGATGAGAATCTAATGGAGCACTCACAGAAACAGTTCTGCTCACCTGACCCACTGAGCCCTGGAAGTTCCAGCTTACTCTATCCCCTTATCAAGATGGCCAGTGAGGCCTCGGGAACATCGGACCCCGCTGCACCAATGCCCACAGCTATCTTTCCCCTGCCTAAGCAGCAGAATCTGCCAAAGAGGCCGTCCAGTCTGCCCCTGAGAAACAAGCCAGCCAAGAAGGAGTCCTCATCCTCCTCGCTCAGGTTTAAGTTCGGACGTTCGGGGAAGTCCAACCTGCGGCAGGTAGAGGGAACAAAGATGAACATTGGTGTGGCGACGGGCCCTAACGTTGTGGAGGCACAGCCGGGATCAGGCACTAACAACGTCCCTGTTATACGGGACACACACGTCAATGGGGCCGTTAACGGTCATGCCGGCGTAGTGTCCAGCGGGGCAGGTGTAGTCCAGAACGGCTCTGTACCTCTGAGGACGGACGACAGCCGGCTCAGCCTGGGCCTGATCACGGCCAGCCCTGACGAACATGAGCCGCTCCTGAGCCGAGAGCGAGAGCAGCCTGACGCCAGAGCTGCACCCTCGGGCGTGGCAGCCATGCGCTCAGCCCGACCCAAcactaacaacaacaacagcaacaccgGGCTTGGCCAGGGGGACGGCAATAGTGGTGGGGAGAGTGATGGAGGGGAGGAAGAGGGCAGCGCCGAGGGAACGAGCAGAGAGACCGTGGGGGAGAGCTCTGGGTCGGGTTTGGCTTTGGCAGACCCCCCGAGGGAAGCTACTGTCACCATGAGGGGAGAGGCACTGCTCAGGCAGCCTAGAGCTCGCAGACCAGAGAGACCCAACTCCCTGGACCTGTCCTTCACCACACAGGACCTTACCTCTTTAG GGGAGGGCTTGGTGAGACCGGACGGAGCCTTGGGGACAGGTGAAAAGATCAAGAAGCGCGTTAAGACGCCATACTCTCTTAAAAAGTGGCGACCCACCACATGGGTGATCACCACCGACACCCGGGGTCCGGAGGTCAACAACAACGGGTCCACCCGAGGGCAGGGCCACAACCAGAACGGGCCCAAATCCACTTCAGCCATCTACCTGCAAGGCGGAGGCTTGGCCAGTGAGCCTAGTGACACACAAGTGTGA
- the fam117ba gene encoding protein FAM117B, whose amino-acid sequence MRDKATQTPRAWADERRRGSHKRSASCGSTDQLKEIAKLRQQLQRSKRSSRHRRDKDRKSPFNGSHAIIQSQSPMPKTILIPIPISKSSAPRFRNSVEGLNQEIERIIIRDTPEKDETIVVSPLEHVDAFQPQQLQQPSGLHLPLLPQRSQRHGWRQPLR is encoded by the exons ATGAGGGACAAAGCGACGCAG ACCCCCAGGGCCTGGGCAGATGAGAGGAGGAGGGGCTCTCACAAACGCTCGGCCTCCTGTGGGAGCACCGACCAACTCAAGGAG ATTGCCAAATTGCGTCAGCAGCTTCAGCGCAGCAAGCGCAGCAGCCGCCATCGGAGGGACAAGGACCGCAAATCCCCGTTCAACGGGAGCCATGCCATCATTCAGTCACAG TCACCTATGCCCAAGACCATCCTCATACCCATCCCTATATCCAAATCCTCGGCTCCTCGCTTCCGCAACAGCGTGGAGGGCCTGAACCAGGAAATCGAGCGCATCATCATCCGAGACACCCCGGAGAAGGACGAGACCATCGTTGTGAGTCCCCTAGAACATGTTGATGCATTCCAACCACAGCAACTGCAGCAGCCGTCCGGACTCCATCTCCCCCTCCTACCTCAGCGTTCTCAACGACACGGCTGGAGGCAGCCCCTACGATGA